One part of the Glycine soja cultivar W05 chromosome 11, ASM419377v2, whole genome shotgun sequence genome encodes these proteins:
- the LOC114376203 gene encoding ADP,ATP carrier protein 3, mitochondrial-like produces the protein MADGLHSRHPSVVQKLSGQSYLLSRLAPTHSRNYSTTGSYFNGGLQSSGLVPVMAHAPAEKGVSGFLLDFMMGGVSAAVSKTAAAPIERVKLLIQNQDEMIKSGRLSEPYKGIGDCFSRTMKDEGVIALWRGNTANVIRYFPTQALNFAFKDYFKRLFNFKKDKDGYWKWFAGNLASGGAAGASSLLFVYSLDYARTRLANDAKAAKKGGERQFNGLVDVYRKTIKSDGIAGLYRGFNISCVGIIVYRGLYFGMYDSLKPVVLVGGLQDSFFASFLLGWGITIGAGLASYPIDTVRRRMMMTSGEAVKYKSSLEAFKIIIAKEGTKSLFKGAGANILRAVAGAGVLAGYDKLQLILFGKKYGSGGGG, from the exons ATGGCGGATGGATTGCACTCGCGGCATCCATCAGTAGTTCAGAAGTTATCTGGACAGTCTTATTTGTTGTCTAGGCTTGCCCCTACTCACTCAAGAAACTATTCCACAACTGGTAGTTACTTCAATGGAGGCTTGCAGTCTTCGGGTTTGGTTCCAGTCATGGCACATGCACCGGCTGAGAAAGGAGTGTCTGGATTTTTGTTGGATTTCATGATGGGAGGAGTGTCGGCTGCTGTGTCCAAGACGGCTGCGGCTCCAATCGAGCGAGTTAAGTTGCTCATCCAAAACCAGGATGAAATGATCAAGAGTGGTCGGTTGTCTGAACCATACAAGGGAATCGGCGATTGTTTCAGTCGAACCATGAAGGATGAAGGGGTGATTGCTCTTTGGAGAGGAAACACTGCTAATGTTATCAGATACTTCCCTACTCAG gctCTCAACTTTGCTTTTAAGGATTATTTCAAGAggcttttcaatttcaaaaaggATAAAGATGGGTACTGGAAATGGTTTGCTGGGAATTTAGCATCTGGTGGGGCTGCTGGGGCTTCCTCTCTGTTGTTTGTCTATTCTTTGGACTATGCCCGAACACGTTTAGCAAATGATGCAAAGGCTGCAAAGAAGGGTGGTGAGAGGCAGTTCAATGGCTTGGTTGATGTTTACAGGAAAACTATCAAGTCTGATGGTATTGCTGGCCTTTATCGTGGTTTCAACATCTCATGTGTTGGAATCATAGTGTACCGTGGTCTTTACTTTGGAATGTATGATTCTCTGAAACCAGTGGTCTTGGTTGGTGGATTGCAG GATAGTTTCTTTGCTAGTTTTCTTTTGGGATGGGGGATCACAATAGGTGCCGGCTTGGCCTCTTACCCCATTGATACTGTGCGTAGAAGAATGATGATGACATCTGGAGAAGCTGTAAAATACAAGAGCTCTTTGGAAGCATTCAAGATAATCATCGCAAAAGAGGGTACTAAGTCACTCTTTAAAGGTGCTGGTGCAAACATATTACGTGCTGTTGCAGGTGCTGGAGTGCTTGCTGGTTATGATAAGCTACAGCTCATCTTGTTCGGAAAGAAATACGGTTCTGGCGGTGGAGGTTAA
- the LOC114374653 gene encoding putative E3 ubiquitin-protein ligase RING1a — protein MPAQKRSLPESLDEGDTSQQNLFHSRHAKQQQQQPDQPQEHDEDENEEEEEEGDEEEGEEEEEEEEEEEEEEEEEVEEAAQNDNNDEEKPQDSDDIPSSGSEEKPEFVYVELLEIRKDVQCPICLGIIKKTRTVMECLHRFCRECIDKSMRLGNNECPACRTHCASRRSLRDDPNYDALISALYPDIEKYEEEELEFREEEKNRNKQIQASIAKVVQRQSEALVKRRKDTPGTFVTRSQRNQRNRRQTQAIEGSEDNEEENDNNEKNSSSDDERSTEHRQRRRKRWARVRSSQPSSSMTSPDGGCNDSDMDISRENRGISSRQVSKHGKLTWGRGGFRSNTRHGSGGSSNSKSSRSSRLSKFVDHLRNLDENTDEFDVHLMLVSLDQQSTSSLQQPYLCCRPTLSVRHLYEHVARQTHLPVEGIEILAVKGCCSTNRDKSTNENSALAYDELSTLVIDPHKDELEILQGHETLSGLRSKCISKMGHLIIAYNQKEVS, from the exons ATGCCAGCCCAGAAGCGCTCTCTGCCCGAGTCACTCGACGAAGGGGACACTTCGCAGCAGAACCTCTTCCATTCTCGACATGcgaagcaacaacaacaacaaccagaCCAGCCGCAGGAACACGACGAGGATgagaacgaagaagaagaagaagaaggagatgaagaagaaggagaagaagaagaagaagaggaggaggaggaggaggaggaggaagaagaagaagtagaagaagcGGCGCAAAATGACAACAACGACGAGGAAAAACCACAGG ATTCCGACGATATCCCATCTTCTGGCTCTGAAGAAAAACCCga atttGTGTATGTGGAACTTCTGGAAATTCGTAAGGATGTCCAATGTCCAATTTGCCTTG GTATTATTAAGAAGACAAGAACCGTTATGGAATGCTTGCACCGTTTTTGCAGGGAATGCATTGACAAATCAATGCGACTAGG GAACAATGAATGCCCTGCTTGTCGCACACATTGCGCCAGTCGTCGTTCCTTGAGAGACGATCCAAATTATGATGCCCTAATTTCTGCTTTATATCCAGATATTGAGAAGTACGAAGAAGAG GAGCTTGAATTTCGTGAAGAGGAGAAGAACCGCAATAAGCAG ATTCAAGCTTCAATAGCAAAAGTAGTTCAACGGCAATCTGAAGCATTGGTTAAGAGACGTAAAGATACACCAGGTACATTTGTAACAAGATCACAGCGTAATCAACGAAATAGGAGACAAACTCAAGCAATTGAAGGATCTGAAGATAATGAGGAGGAAAATGACAATAATGAAAAGAACTCATCTTCAGATGATGAACGGAGTACAGAACACCGGCAGAGAAGGCGAAAGAGATGGGCCAGAGTTCGCTCCTCTCAACCCTCATCATCCATGACAAGTCCTGATGGTGGATGCAATGATAGTGATATGGATATAAGTAGAGAAAATCGTGGAATTTCTTCAAGGCAGGTATCAAAACATGGAAAGCTTACTTGGGGAAGGGGTGGATTTAGAAGTAACACTCGGCATGGTAGTGGTGGCAGTAGCAATAGCAAAAGTTCTCGCAGTAGTCGATTATCTAAGTTTGTTGATCATCTCCGCAACTTGGATGAAAACACTGATGAG TTTGATGTCCATCTCATGCTTGTTTCTCTTGACCAACAAAGTACATCAAGTTTGCAGCAACCTTACCTTTGCTGTCGACCAACTTTGTCTGTCAGGCACCTTTACGAA CACGTTGCTCGTCAGACACATTTGCCAGTTGAAGGAATTGAGATACTGGCAGTCAAAGGATGCTGCAGTACAAACCGTGACAAGTCAACCAATGAGAATTCAGCCCTGGCATACGATGAGCTATCAACGCTGGTTATTGATCCACACAAAGATGAACTGGAAATTTTGCAAGGACATGAGACTCTGTCAGGGCTTAGATCCAAATGCATATCTAAGATGGGACATTTG ATTATTGCATACAATCAGAAGGAGGTATCATAG
- the LOC114373358 gene encoding squamosa promoter-binding-like protein 3 has product MVVRSDRLKRDVADCGDNNQNGYVEQEKKIKGVHICGVVNADLHEAKQYHRRHRVCEYHVKAQVVLVDEVRQRFCQQCSRFHELAEFDDTKRSCRRSLAGYNERRRKNSDQSQAEGSSRNKGTGHPQLKDITCGQADERGRIQITIHENAAYKHFQIR; this is encoded by the exons ATGGTGGTGAGGAGTGACAGGTTGAAGAGGGATGTGGCAGATTGTGGTGACAACAACCAAAACGGGTACGTGGAGCAAGAGAAGAAGATAAAAGGGGTG CATATATGCGGTGTTGTCAACGCCGATCTTCATGAGGCCAAGCAGTACCACAGGAGGCACAGGGTGTGTGAGTATCATGTAAAGGCTCAGGTTGTGCTTGTTGATGAGGTTAGACAACGGTTCTGTCAGCAATGTAGCAG ATTCCACGAATTAGCTGAATTTGATGACACAAAAAGAAGTTGCCGCAGAAGTTTGGCCGGATACAATGAACGGAGGAGAAAGAATTCAGATCAGTCTCAAGCAGAAGGGTCAAGCCGCAACAAAGGCACAGGGCACCCTCAATTGAAGGACATTACTTGTGGTCAGGCTGATGAGAGGGGGAGAATTCAGATAACAATCCACGAAAATGCTGCTTACAAACATTTCCAGATAAGATGA